The Stenotrophomonas indicatrix DNA segment CTCATGGAGCACGGTGAACAGCTTGCCCCATTGCACCGTGGTGGTGCCGCGCTCGATCTTGGCCAGGAAATTCTCGCTGACACCGATGCCCTCTGCAGTTGCGTCCTGGCGGAGGCCTTGGTGCTTGCGCGCAGCCCTGACCAGTGGCCCCAGTGCTTCAGCGTTCTCCAACCTGATCTTCAAGGGGAAATCCTCATGAGCGGGTGACTTTCTGTATCCAGCGGCAGTCTATACCCTTGAATCCTGATGATCGAAAGGATTTTGCGTCGAATCCCATTGCTTTCACTAGAATCCTTATCATCGTGAGGATTTCTTTAGAAAGATGCTCGACTCCCGAAAAATCCTCAAGAAAGTCAGGATTTCTTTGAAAAGAAACAGAACGTACGAAGAATCCTTGTGGATATAAGGATTTTTTGAAAAGCCATGTAGCGCTCTGCTGATGGCGTATCGAGAGTTCCCTGAACAGGAACCTAATTCATGTACTGGTCAGTTCAATATTCAGGGCCGATTTCATCAACAAACGGATAATTCACACCTGTCGAACGCCCCTTCTCTCTCCCCCTCCCGAGGGGCGTTCGACGAAACCAAAATAATGAAAGGTGTATCCCGATGATCAAGAATTCGCTGCTTGCCCTGGGTCTGTTGGCCGCGCTGCCGTTCGCCGCATCGGCTGCCGATGGCCTGTCGTACAACTACGTTGAAGGCGGCTACGTGAACACCGATGCCAAGGGCGGCGACGCTGATGGCTGGGGCGTGAAGGGCTCGGTTGCCGTGCACCCGAACTTCCACGTCTTCGGTGATTACAGCAAGCAGGAAACCGACACCTTCAAGAATGATGTCGCCCAGTGGCGCATCGGTGCCGGCTACAACTACGGCATCGCACCGAACACCGACCTGGTGGCTCGTGTTGCGTACCAGAAGTTTGATATGAAGCACGGCCTGGACTTCAACGGCTACTCCACTGAAGTGGGCGTGCGCACCGCGTTCAACCCGTACCTGGAAGGCTATGCGCTGGCCGGTTACGA contains these protein-coding regions:
- a CDS encoding Ax21 family protein: MKNSLLALGLLAALPFAASAADGLSYNYVEGGYVNTDAKGGDADGWGVKGSVAVHPNFHVFGDYSKQETDTFKNDVAQWRIGAGYNYGIAPNTDLVARVAYQKFDMKHGLDFNGYSTEVGVRTAFNPYLEGYALAGYEDYSKKHGINPDGEFYGRVGATAKFNQNWGLSGEVKLAKAGDREWFVGPRFSW
- a CDS encoding helix-turn-helix domain-containing protein, which codes for MKIRLENAEALGPLVRAARKHQGLRQDATAEGIGVSENFLAKIERGTTTVQWGKLFTVLHELGLHVEIDVPEEAMAAPDKRRKKTSR